A part of Cannabis sativa cultivar Pink pepper isolate KNU-18-1 chromosome 6, ASM2916894v1, whole genome shotgun sequence genomic DNA contains:
- the LOC115694740 gene encoding uncharacterized protein LOC115694740 isoform X2, translating to MPASETDFDLRPSSQSAFGMGEFTFADVGNLEHCIKYLNQTLVTFGFPASLDLFANDPVSVARTCNCMYALIQQRQRDVEFRESANEQRQRLLSDITRLEAKVERLEGQIQVKDREIATITRTEAKSTATFKAQIEKLQQERDEFQRMVIGNQQVRTQQIHETKKKEKEYMKLQERLNQVLNEKKKESRSGMEIMNLLQKEGRQRGTWNGKKADNDFYKKIVDAYETKNQELMQENGDLKALLRSMQVDMRDFINAPNGLSKVSAAVNEGADADPARSPFGGRTDVFDLPFHMARDKIEESLRTKMASIKERMVQLQDAQKGAEVTSEATERELELEAQLVEARSIIQEQASIMSKHIAKSERPREGIVSSPAEGVCN from the exons ATGCCAGCTAGTGAGACAGATTTTGATCTCAGA CCGTCTTCTCAGTCCGCCTTTGGAATGGG AGAGTTTACATTTGCTGATGTTGGAAACTTGGAGCATTGCATCAAGTATTTGAATCAGACTCTTGTTACGTTTGGGTTTCCGGCTTCGCTTGATCTCTTTGCAAATGATCCT GTTTCAGTTGCTCGTACTTGCAATTGTATGTATGCTTTAATTCAACAGAGGCAGCGTGATGTTGAATTCAGGGAATCTGCTAATGAACAGAGACAACG ATTGTTGTCTGACATTACAAGATTAGAAGCTAAAGTTGAGAGACTTGAAGGGCAGATACAAGTTAAAGATAGGGAGATAGCAACAATTACTAGAACA GAAGCTAAATCCACTGCCACCTTTAAGGCCCAAATTGAGAAGTTGCAGCAAGAAAGAGATGAGTTTCAAAGAATGGTGATTGGTAATCAG CAAGTAAGGACTCAACAAATACATGagacaaagaaaaaagaaaaagagtacaTGAAGTTGCAG GAGAGGCTAAACCAAGTTTTAAATGAGAAAAAGAAGGAATCTAGGTCAGGCATGGAGATAATGAATTTGCTTCAG AAAGAAGGCAGGCAACGTGGAACATGGAATGGGAAGAAGGCCGACAatgatttttataaaaaaatt GTGGATGCTTACGAGACAAAAAATCAAGAGTTGATGCAAGAGAATGGTGATTTAAAGGCATTATTACGATCAATGCAG GTGGATATGCGAGATTTTATAAATGCTCCAAATGGGTTGTCTAAGGTGTCTGCAGCAGTAAATGAAGGAGCGGATGCTGATCCTGCTCGGTCTCCATTTGGTGGAAGGACG GATGTCTTTGATCTGCCGTTTCACATGGCTAGAGATAAAATAGAAGAAAGCCTTCGAACTAAGATGGCTTCCATAAAG GAGCGCATGGTTCAATTGCAAGATGCACAAAAAGGAGCAGAAGTTACTTCCGAAGCAACTGAACGAGAGCTTGAGCTCGAAGCTCAACTTGTCGAGGCAAGGAGCATAATTCAGGAGCAG
- the LOC115694740 gene encoding uncharacterized protein LOC115694740 isoform X1, with the protein MPASETDFDLRPSSQSAFGMGEFTFADVGNLEHCIKYLNQTLVTFGFPASLDLFANDPVSVARTCNCMYALIQQRQRDVEFRESANEQRQRLLSDITRLEAKVERLEGQIQVKDREIATITRTEAKSTATFKAQIEKLQQERDEFQRMVIGNQQVRTQQIHETKKKEKEYMKLQERLNQVLNEKKKESRSGMEIMNLLQKEGRQRGTWNGKKADNDFYKKIVDAYETKNQELMQENGDLKALLRSMQVDMRDFINAPNGLSKVSAAVNEGADADPARSPFGGRTDVFDLPFHMARDKIEESLRTKMASIKERMVQLQDAQKGAEVTSEATERELELEAQLVEARSIIQEQASIMSKHIAKSERPRNLNGHFNSSREGIVSSPAEGVCN; encoded by the exons ATGCCAGCTAGTGAGACAGATTTTGATCTCAGA CCGTCTTCTCAGTCCGCCTTTGGAATGGG AGAGTTTACATTTGCTGATGTTGGAAACTTGGAGCATTGCATCAAGTATTTGAATCAGACTCTTGTTACGTTTGGGTTTCCGGCTTCGCTTGATCTCTTTGCAAATGATCCT GTTTCAGTTGCTCGTACTTGCAATTGTATGTATGCTTTAATTCAACAGAGGCAGCGTGATGTTGAATTCAGGGAATCTGCTAATGAACAGAGACAACG ATTGTTGTCTGACATTACAAGATTAGAAGCTAAAGTTGAGAGACTTGAAGGGCAGATACAAGTTAAAGATAGGGAGATAGCAACAATTACTAGAACA GAAGCTAAATCCACTGCCACCTTTAAGGCCCAAATTGAGAAGTTGCAGCAAGAAAGAGATGAGTTTCAAAGAATGGTGATTGGTAATCAG CAAGTAAGGACTCAACAAATACATGagacaaagaaaaaagaaaaagagtacaTGAAGTTGCAG GAGAGGCTAAACCAAGTTTTAAATGAGAAAAAGAAGGAATCTAGGTCAGGCATGGAGATAATGAATTTGCTTCAG AAAGAAGGCAGGCAACGTGGAACATGGAATGGGAAGAAGGCCGACAatgatttttataaaaaaatt GTGGATGCTTACGAGACAAAAAATCAAGAGTTGATGCAAGAGAATGGTGATTTAAAGGCATTATTACGATCAATGCAG GTGGATATGCGAGATTTTATAAATGCTCCAAATGGGTTGTCTAAGGTGTCTGCAGCAGTAAATGAAGGAGCGGATGCTGATCCTGCTCGGTCTCCATTTGGTGGAAGGACG GATGTCTTTGATCTGCCGTTTCACATGGCTAGAGATAAAATAGAAGAAAGCCTTCGAACTAAGATGGCTTCCATAAAG GAGCGCATGGTTCAATTGCAAGATGCACAAAAAGGAGCAGAAGTTACTTCCGAAGCAACTGAACGAGAGCTTGAGCTCGAAGCTCAACTTGTCGAGGCAAGGAGCATAATTCAGGAGCAG